The DNA region ataggtatagaagagagtgaagactcccagctcaaaggaccagtaaatatcttcaacaaaatcatagaagaaaacttccctaacctaaaaaaagagatacccataggcatagaagaagcctacagaactccaaatagattggaccagaaaagaaacacctcccgtcacataattgtcaaaacaccaaacgcacaaaataaagaaagaatattaaaagcagtaagggaaaaaggtcaagtaacatataaagggagacctatcagaatcacaccagacttctcgccagaaactatgaaggccagaagatcctggactgatgtcatacagaccctaagagaacacaaatgccagcccaggttactgtatccagcaaaactctcaattaacattgatggagaaaccaagatattccatgacaaaaccatatttacacaatatctttctacaaatccagcactacaaaggataataaatggtaaagcccaacataaggaggcaagctataccctagaagaagcaagaaactaatcgtcttggcaacaaaacaaagagaatgaaagcacacaaacataacctcacatccaaatatgaatataaagggaaacaataatcactattccttaatatctctcaatatcaatggcctcaactccccaataaaaagacatagattaacaaactggatacgcaacgaggaccctgcattctgctgcctacaggaaacacacctcagagacaaagacagacactacctcagagtgaaaggctggaaaacaactttccaagcaaatggtcagaagaagcaagctggagtagccattctaatatcaaataaaatcaatttccaactaaaagtcatcaaaaaagataaggaaggacacttcatattcatcaaaggaaaaatccaccaagatgaactctcaatcctaaatatctatgccccaaatacaagggcacctacatacgtaaaagaaaccttactaaagctcaaaacacacattgcacctcacacaataatagtgggagatttcaacaccccactctcattagtggacagatcatggaaacagaaattaaacagtgatgtcgacagactaagagaagtcatgagccaaatggacttaacggatatttatagaacattctatcctaaagcaaaaggatataccttcttctcagctcctcatggtactttctccaaaattgaccatataattggtcaaaaaacgggcctcaacaggtacagaaagatagaaataatcccatgcgtgctatcggaccaccacggcctaaaactggtcttcaataacaataagggaagaatgcccacatatacttggaaattgaacaatgctctactcaatgataacctggtcaaggaagaaataaagaaagaaattaaaaactttttagaatttaatgaaaatgaagatacaacatactcaaacttatgggacacaatgaaagctgtgctaagaggaaaactcatagcgctgagtgcctgcagaaagaaacaggaaagagcatatgtcagcagcttgacagcacacctaaaagctctagaacaaaaagaagcaaatacacccaggaggagtagaaggcaggaaataatcaaactcagagctgaaatcaaccaagtagaaacaaaaaggaccatagaaagaatcaacaggaccaaaagttggttctttgagaaaatcaacaagatagataaacccttagccagactaacgagaggacacagagagtgcgtccaaattaacaaaatcagaaatgaaaagggagacataactacagattcagaggaaattcaaaaaatcatcagatcttactataaaaacctatattcaacaaaatttgaaaatcttcaggaaatggacaatttcctagacagataccaggtatcaaagttaaatcaggaacagataaaacagttaaacaaccccataactcctaaggaaatagaagcagtcattaaaggtctcccaaccaaaaagagcccaggtccagatgggtttagtgcagaattctatcaaaccttcatagaagacctcataccaatattatccaaactattccacaaaattgaaacagatggagccctaccgaattccttctacgaatctacaattactcttatacctaaaccacacaaagacacaacaaagaaagagaacttcagaccaatttcccttatgaatatcgacgcaaaaatactcaataaaattctggcaaaccgaattcaagagcacatcaaaacaatcatccaccatgatcaagtaggcttcatcccaggcatgcagggatggtttaatatacggaaaaccatcaacgtgatctattatataaacaaactgaaagaacagaaccacatgatcatttcattagatgctgagaaagcatttggcaaaattcaacaccccttcatgataaaagtcctggaaagaataggaattcaaagcccatacctaaacatagtaaaagccatatacagcaaaccagttgctaacattaaactaaatggagagaaacttgaagcaatcctactaaaatcagggactagacaaggctgcccactctctccctacttattcaatatagttcttgaagttctagccagagcaatcagacaacaaaaggagatcaaagggatacagatcggaaaagaagaggtcaaaatatcactatttgcagatgatatgatagtatatttaagtgatcccaaaagttccaccagagaactactaaagctgataaacaacttcagcaaagtggctgggtataaaattaactcaaataaatcagttgccttcctctatacaaaagagaaacaagccgagaaagaaattagggaaacgacacccttcataatagacccaaataatataaagtacctcggtgtgactttaaccaagcaagtaaaagatctgtacaataagaacttcaagacactgaagaaagaaattgaagaagacctcagaagatggaaagatctcccatgctcatggattggcaggattaatatagtaaaaatggccattttaccaaaagcaatctacagattcaatgcaatccccatcaaaataccaatccaattcttcaaagagttagacagaacaatttgcaaattcatctggaataacaaaaaacccaggatagctaaagctatcctcaacaataaaaggacttcagggggaatcactatccctgaactcaagcagtattacagagcaatagtgataaaaactgcatggtattggtacagagacagacagatagaccaatggaatagaattgaagacccagaaatgaacccacacacctatggtcacttgatttttgacaaaggagccaaaaccatccaatggaaaaaagatagcattttcagctaatggtgctggttcaactggagggcaacatgtagaagaatgcagatcgatccatgcttatcaccctgtacaaagcttaagtcgaagtggatcaaggacctccacatcaaaccagacacactcaaactaatagaagaaaaactagggaagcatctggaacacatgggcactggaaaaaatttcctgaacaaaacaccaatggcttatgctctaagatcaagaattgacaaatgggatctcataaaactgcaaagcttctgtaaggcaaaggacactgtggttaggacaaaacggcaaccaacagattgggaaaagatctttaccaatcctacaacagatagaggccttatatccaaaatatacaaagaactcaagaagttagaccgcagggaaacaaataaccctattaaaaaatggggttcagagctaaacaaagaattcacagctgaggaataccgaatggctgagaaacacctaaagaaatgttcaacatctttagtcataagggaaatgcaaatcaaaacaaccctgagatttcacctcacaccagtgcgattggctaagatcaaaaactcaggtgacagcagatgctggcgaggttgtggagaaagaggaacactcctccattgttggtgggattgcagactggtaaaaccattctggaaatcagtctggaggttcctcagaaaattggacattgaactgcctgatgatccagctatacctctcttgggcatatacccaaaagatgcctcaacatataaaagagacacgtgctccactatgttcatcgcagccttatttataatagccagaaaatggaaagaacccagatgcccttcaacagaggaatggatacagaaaatgtggtacatctacacaatggaatattactcagctatcaaaaacaacgagtttatgaaattcgtaggcaaatggttggaactggaaaatatcatcctgagtgagctaacccaatcacagaaagacatacatggtatgcactcattgataagtggctattagcccaaatgcttgaattaccctagatccctagaacaaacgaaactcaagacgggtgatcaaaatgtgaatgcttcactccttctttaaatgaggaaaaagaatacccttggcagggaagggagaggcaaagattaaaacagagactgaaggaacacccattcagagcctgccccacatttggcccatacatatacagccacccaattggactagatggatgaagcaaagaagtgcagaccgacaggagccggatgtagatcgctcctgagagacacagccagaatacagcaaatacagaggcgaatgccagcagcaaaacactgaactgagaataggtcccctattgaaggaatcagagaaagaactggaagagcttgaaggggctcgagaccccaaaagtacaacaatgccaagcaaccagagcttccagggaataagccactacctaaagactatacatggactgaccctggactctgaccccataggtagcaatgaatatcctagtaagagcaccagtggaaggggaagccctgggtcctgctaagactgaacccccagtgaactagtctatggggggagggcggcaatggtgggagggttgggaggggaacacccataaggaaggggaggggggagggggatgtttgcccggaaaccgggaaagggaataacactcgaaatgtatataagaaatactcaagttaataaaaaaaaaaaaagaatatataggtTGGCAATGCAAGTTattataaaatgtgttttatatagAGAATTCTAACCCTCTATGATAGAACAGATAGTAGATTACTTTCTCCAAACTTCCCAGATGCATAGGGTCAGGATGTAGTTAATGGaattttttcctgatttttctcAGGATTGTTCTTTTTTATATGGTTTATTGATGATAGAGAAAGAGTCTGTTATTGTACTAAAAGCAGACAATGTAGAGAGAATATTTTATTCACTGTGTGAAACCATAACCTAACAATAAAACACTGGTGGTATATTAGGTGGTGCAGGAAATAGAAGTTGGGACATCCAGTAAAGAAAGTTATTGTTCTTGGAAAGTGTTAGAGGTGGGAGTTTAAACTTGGGCCTCGGGGAATCAGTCTTATCAAATTGTGGAGAGGCATGCAGCCATGCAGCTGAATTTAAGATTAGAATAAATGAGATAAGTAAGTTGCTATCTAGTTGGGAAATGAACAAAAGCTAGTGGTCTAGGGAGTTAgtcataaaaagaattaaaaattaagtcTCAGAATCATTATTCTGGAATCAATTGTAATAAATCAATTGACTTCAAATTCTTTTGTAAAATCAGCACACTCTCCTAAATGTTTACCTGCCTCTACTGCTTAAAACTATTTGAATTGTACATATACTGTGCCTTTTTAACTGATTCTATTTACCACATAACTTTGTTCTCTACCATATTGTTCTAATTACTATAATCAAAATACAATCAATCTTTTGTCCATAGAATGAAATTTCTGAAACCCCAAaaggaaagaattttttttgatgCTGACATCTACGTTTAGTTCTTACCATGTACCCTTGTAATTTCTGAAAAAATTGTCAAAATTTCAAGAGTAATCATTCTATATATGATCAACAAGTGATAAGAAAATGTATTAGTGAACTAGTAGGGCACAAACATTAAAAAGTGATTTGAAAAGTGATTTTGAAACTCAAAGTTGTATTGAAACATTATCTATATATTAATTTGCAAAATAATAGATTTCATAAGCCTCTATATTTTTACTTTGAGTCATATGGATCAGTCATATTGAAGTTTGACTATACAGAACTGTTTATAACATAATTAACAAATACATAGATTGAGGAAGGAGTCTAAATATTCAATTTTGGAGGGTTAATTATTATTATGGACATAATAGAATTTcctaattatattaatatatatcttatttaagtttaaattttaGTTCATATAAACTACACATGTATAAATTAGATGAGGTCATAAATTTAAGTCACAGGATTCACATATGAGAATTTGTAGTGTTTGGGCTATTTTAAGCACTTGTATAAAATACCAATcgttaaaaattaaagataacCAAGTGAAAATATGCCTATACCCCTAAATCTAAAACAATACCTGGGTGGTTAAGATGCCATTGCTCAAGACAAAGATAAAAGTGTGAAATTCGGCCAATGAATAGTGTCATATGTGTGTCCGCAACCTGAGGAAGATCCAGGTTAAGGAGAAACAGGATGAATAAATGGGATGATTGATTAACCTTGACTTCCAGAATAAAAACGAGACCATCTGACAAAACCTTCCACATTACAGGTCTCCATATATTTATGCATTTCTATTATTAACAACATAATACCAAAGTATGTCTAATGAGATGGTTTGTATATTAAATCCCTAGGGACACAGGAGCTGAAAATTCTCTGATTTTCAACTTGACTCAAGAGGCTTGCCTCACtcataataaatattttgaagatgTTTTAAGTGCTTATGGGTTTGGCAATAAATTTAAGGTCTCATACAGAGGTGCTCCCCTTCCTAACAATAGTTCTGTGTCCATTGAATACCTGATGATTTGGCTATTCTCCATTTCACAATGACCATAGAAAGGTAAGTCAATCTACTGTTGATTTCTAGATACTTATATCTGAATCTATGTGAAAAAATACATGCAGAAGAAGGTGAGCATTATGAAGTTTCACACAGGGACTTGGTTTAGTATCACAATTGCCTAAGTCTTTTGAAATCTCTATTGTGATACAATCATCTGGACTAATTTGCACATTTTGAGAATGTAAGGGGAAAGATCATTTTTTCAGCTTTGTATTCTTTTTCTCAGATCAAAATATGTctgaatacaaaaaaaaattcatttacaCCTAGGATCTGTGAGAACACTGGGAATTTGGATGCAGCCACACACCAAGAAAAATGAAGATCCCATCTAAGTTCCAAACCACAACATCTCAAAATACATTAAATCATAATAAGCACATAAAtgttgaaataattaaaaattctcACTGATCTCAACTTTTTAGAGTTACCAttcaaatttagaaaattatTCAGTATATATCAAAGCCAGCATAAACACTTTATCAAACTGCTGCTTCTCTCCTACCTGGTAATAAAAGGTATTTCTCCTCCTTGATTTACAATAAAAATTTCCTTAATTATTGCTTCACAGTTTATATATAATCACATATGTGAAGAATGtacttaaaatattaagaatAGAAAATTTaatatcaatttaaaaattggaaaatttgTATGCTCAAAAAATTTATTTGTGCACTATCTATAGTTAAATTGATAAAATTGAATGGAAGAGGTCATTAATGAAACTGTACAGTAAATAGGAAGTAAAATCTTTGTTATACCCAGTTTTCACATAATAAACTCAAAATAATTGTGTACTTTTCATAAGTATTTAATGTTTTTTCAGAAAATACTAGAATTATAATTTTAGGATTTCACTGTTGGcatttatatatagatagatattgatatagatatcgataggtagatagataaacagacagatagatatagatatagatatattgattatattatatataatcttaGTATTACTTCGTTTTACTTATTACATGCAACACTGAAATTTCCACTTCCTCATATCCAGTGTTCTCATACTACATATGAACTATTGATGTTCATTGCCCCTAAAACTCACTGCTATAGAAATTCCATGCATTTCGTATATTTTATCCTGGAAACTAGAGATACCATGTTGTTTAGTATAGCAGGGAATAAACCccaaagaaaatgtaattaaGTTTTCCTTATGTtgaataatgttttatttttttttacaaattagtTTGTATATGTTTATCTTTCATTCAAATCAAATAACTTGTAAAGTTTCAATTTGTGAACACTTTTCAAATAAAACATGCATAGTGGCTTTAAGTCAGACTGAGAGAATAATTTTTGAATCATGAATGATGTTCACTGTGTGGTAACTTGATTCTGTCCATAATGAAAGGAATCTAACAAAAGAAAATCTATAGGTTCTTTGATGTTATGTGTTTATATGCTTTGCATATTAAAAATTCATAATTTTCTCTTGTACATCTTCTCTTTTGCTTAAGTTTACTTCTCAAGTAAATTTTTATATTGATCAATAagcaaatataaatgtaaaataaaagaaaagttatgaaaaaaggTTACTATAAATGATTCTGATTTCAAGATAGGTTTGTGATTTTTATATTGATTAAGTTCTTTCTTAGTTAATGCCATACATTTTGATAACTCACTATTGTACTTTAAATCTCTCACTTGTTTGTTTGATTCCCGTCCCTATTATTTCCCCACATCCCTCCAAACCTTTTTCTCCTATGCCACAACTTCAAAAACTATAGTGATTCTTTTGAATTTCATTCTCCTAATTCTGAAAAAATAATGGGAAAAGTGATATTAAAATGTGTTGATGAACATTTGTGTTAAGGAGTGGTAATAAAGGTAGTAGTAATCAGAGTGAAAAAAGGAGAGATGATTGAGAAAACGAGTATATTTTATGATTTGTGTAATTTACAAAGAATAATTATGGATAATCTTAGACATAGGCTTCATTATTCACTTGCATTCACAATATACTTAAATATTTCTATTGCAGCAactataaaagaaacattttgatAACTTGTTGAAGTGGGTACACTATGTCATGTCTTCCCTAAGGTTTTGTATAGTTTATACAACATAGTATTGTGTGATGTGATCACTGATTTCATTGCATCTACTCATATTCTTCAGGAACACAGAATATAGAAATCAAACATTTGCATCAGAATTTATTCTTCTGGGACTGACAGATGATCCAGAACTGCAGCTCATTCTTTTTGGAATCTTCCTCTTCATATACCTGGTCACAGTGCTAGGAAACATCATCATTATCTTGGCTGTCAGCCTTGACTCCCACCTCCACACCCCTATGTACTTCTTTCTCTGTAACCTATCCTTCACTGACATCTGCTTCATCACCAGCACTGTCCCCAAGATGCTGATGAACATCCAGAGACAGAGCAATGCCATCAGTTACGCAGATTGCATTACACAGATgtactttgttgtttttcttagtgGAATGGAAAACTTTCTTCTTGCAGCAATGGCTTATGATCGCTATGTTGCAATCTGCCATCCACTTAGATACACAGTCATGATGAATCCAAGCATCTGTATTGTGCTAACCTTACTCTCCATTTTCAGTAGCATGATAGATGCCCTATTACACATTTTGTTGGTGTTGCGACTATCCTTCTGCACATATTTAGAAATCCCCCAATTCTTCTGTGAACTGGCTCATATAATCAAGCTGTCATGTTCTGACACTCTTATCAATAACATCGTGGTATACATGGCAACTTTCATATTTGGTGGACTTCCATTTTGGGGcattattttatcttatgttaAAATTGTCTATTCAGTCTTGAAAAAGCCTTCAATAAGAGGCAATTACAAGGCCCTTTCTACCTGTGGGTCTCACTTGTcagttgttttcctgttttatggTTCAGTGATTGGGGTCTATATCAGCTTTGCAGTGACTGACTCAACTAGAAAGACTGCAGTGGCTTCAGTACTGTATACGGTGGTCCCTCAGATGCTGAATCCCTTTGTGTATAGTCTAAGGAACAAAGACATGAAAGAAGCTGTGAAGAAATTAAGTGGCGTGATTATGTAACAGTACAGGTAAACAAAGTTATAGTCACCATTGAAAAATCACTTCTTTCTTCATGAGTGATTTGTCTCAatagaattatattatatttactaCTCTGTTAGTTTAAACATTGTCAAATATTGTAAATTCTGAGAAATGTTACTAATAAATATTAGCTTTGTTAGGCAATCATCTATGAAAGTGATATACTTAGATAAATTTAATGAGAATCAttgttttcaaaacaaatatatgaatgtatattcaTTTGTAGGATAATGAAATTATACCAAAAATATATTAACAAGCAAAGAAGTTTTTTTATTTCAAGGATGTTGGTGGTAGCACATGACCTGCAACAGAACCTATGGCTTCTATTGCTCTTTTGAAAATTATCCTCTTCCACAGACAGGTGCAGCGAAAATTAGACATATGAAATTGAGGGAGGTAACATGACATGTGGCAAATCTTAGAGTAATGTATACAGGATATGTGAGTTGCTAGCTATTTTGGAACAAGCCTAATTTAAGTCCTAGAtactaattaataaatataagcctgtatttatttatttggataatGGATCAAAACTAGAGAAACTcatgcattacacacacacacacacacacacacacacacacacacacacaatttatagatatgtgtgtataattaaatacacatgcatatataaaagaaagtgtACATGTGACATGTGGCAAAATGCAAACGAAATGGTGAATTTGAGAGAGAGTTCAATAACATGGAAAGAGTTTTAGTGATAGATACACAATATAGTAATCACGATTTaagttctttaaatatatatttaaaatataaattgtaaAATGAAAGTGATATTATGAATAGCTAGATTTAtgtgaaaatagattttatttttcatttttctttcagcatgacacactcattatttAGTCACAGTGGGTAAGTGGTACAGTTTATTCTTCAGATTCTCCAGGCTTACCATCATGAACCTTCAGAATCATCCTAACCATCTACGTGGCAAGAGAGATCTGCTGCTTTTTGCCAGTCAAGGTTTCTATATCATGCTGATACTGTATATTGTTACTGTCCTTGTGCAGGTAGTCAATCTACGGGGCAGGGTTAGACTCCTCCACttgtctggctaggacttcagtCATGGTCTGGAAGGGATTCATGTCACCGTTTTCTGAAAGAGCCATGTGGATGACCTCCAAGGCATCTGCAAAAGTTCTCATGGCATATTGTTCCAGAGTGGGGCACTTGTCTACCTCTTGGCTGACTCCCAGGGCACAGGATATTTCAGCTGCCCCTCCTCCATATACAACACGGTTGTAATGGATGAGGCTCCTCGCCATAAGCTCCTATCCTacccccactcctcctccttctatgagggtgtttccccgcCCGAACCACTCTCCCATATTCTTGc from Rattus norvegicus strain BN/NHsdMcwi chromosome 8, GRCr8, whole genome shotgun sequence includes:
- the Or7g26b gene encoding LOW QUALITY PROTEIN: olfactory receptor 7G2 (The sequence of the model RefSeq protein was modified relative to this genomic sequence to represent the inferred CDS: substituted 1 base at 1 genomic stop codon), yielding MXSLISLHLLIFFRNTEYRNQTFASEFILLGLTDDPELQLILFGIFLFIYLVTVLGNIIIILAVSLDSHLHTPMYFFLCNLSFTDICFITSTVPKMLMNIQRQSNAISYADCITQMYFVVFLSGMENFLLAAMAYDRYVAICHPLRYTVMMNPSICIVLTLLSIFSSMIDALLHILLVLRLSFCTYLEIPQFFCELAHIIKLSCSDTLINNIVVYMATFIFGGLPFWGIILSYVKIVYSVLKKPSIRGNYKALSTCGSHLSVVFLFYGSVIGVYISFAVTDSTRKTAVASVLYTVVPQMLNPFVYSLRNKDMKEAVKKLSGVIM